In Neorhodopirellula lusitana, one genomic interval encodes:
- a CDS encoding efflux RND transporter periplasmic adaptor subunit has product MLTQVPTQANVRTADDIEAAANENEALAAAIELQSQLDQADSLEQACHDLAARLKKILGAGRVIVAWRSSENAAMQQMADVGVDDFTLEDDGYHQGQHTDAMIRAAAEEVAVCNGTLIWTAGQGIDRRGATMAVAQLATAVADQAMVAGCLIDSDGVPRGALMVVDASAANAQAFVNAIGPVIAGKLAAIQRMQPGSVELAWRSLKASVLASTRFRSSMIAVAGFAVLMMAPVTYTISTPFELQPVTRRFVAAPVDGPLKKCLVRPGDVVTEGELLAEIDPLDLDYELAGVRSELDQAVQSRKSRIAEHDFAAGQLAELETQRLRYQTEMLGQQRDRLELRSPIDGMVVSGDWRSSEGMPLSRGKTLFEVAPLDEMIVELWIPESEYHHVRQGMTIQFATHARPDDKLTGTIARVYPKAELREHDNVFLAEVRATNSDGRLQPGMRGHATVYSDRHTIGWNWLHRPWHAARSAMGW; this is encoded by the coding sequence ATGTTGACCCAAGTCCCAACCCAAGCGAACGTTCGCACGGCGGACGATATCGAGGCGGCCGCTAACGAGAACGAAGCGTTGGCCGCAGCGATCGAGTTGCAGTCACAGCTCGACCAGGCGGACTCGTTGGAACAGGCTTGCCACGACTTGGCGGCGCGGCTGAAGAAGATTCTGGGGGCCGGCCGCGTCATCGTTGCATGGCGTTCAAGCGAAAATGCGGCGATGCAGCAAATGGCTGACGTCGGGGTGGATGACTTCACCTTAGAGGACGACGGTTATCATCAAGGCCAGCACACCGATGCGATGATCCGGGCCGCGGCGGAAGAAGTCGCTGTTTGCAACGGCACGTTGATCTGGACGGCAGGGCAGGGGATTGACCGTCGTGGTGCCACCATGGCGGTGGCTCAACTGGCGACTGCCGTGGCCGACCAAGCGATGGTGGCGGGGTGTTTGATCGACAGTGACGGTGTGCCTCGCGGTGCGTTGATGGTGGTCGACGCGTCTGCGGCCAATGCTCAAGCGTTTGTGAATGCAATCGGGCCGGTGATCGCTGGCAAATTGGCTGCGATCCAGCGAATGCAGCCGGGGTCGGTGGAGCTGGCTTGGCGAAGCCTGAAGGCATCCGTGCTTGCCTCGACCCGCTTCCGCAGTTCGATGATTGCCGTGGCTGGGTTCGCGGTCTTGATGATGGCCCCGGTCACCTACACGATTTCGACTCCCTTTGAACTGCAGCCGGTCACACGCCGCTTTGTGGCGGCACCGGTCGACGGGCCGCTAAAGAAATGCTTGGTGCGACCGGGCGACGTTGTCACCGAGGGTGAGTTGCTCGCTGAAATCGATCCGTTGGATCTGGATTATGAATTGGCCGGTGTGCGATCGGAACTGGATCAAGCGGTGCAGTCTCGCAAAAGCCGCATTGCCGAACATGATTTCGCAGCGGGACAGTTGGCTGAGCTGGAAACACAACGCCTGCGTTATCAAACCGAGATGTTGGGCCAGCAGCGTGACCGCTTGGAATTACGTAGCCCGATTGATGGCATGGTGGTCAGTGGCGATTGGCGAAGCAGTGAGGGAATGCCACTGAGTCGGGGTAAGACGTTGTTTGAAGTCGCACCGCTCGATGAAATGATCGTTGAGTTGTGGATTCCGGAATCGGAATACCATCATGTGCGCCAGGGGATGACGATTCAGTTCGCCACCCACGCGCGGCCGGATGATAAGCTGACTGGCACGATTGCTCGCGTGTATCCGAAGGCGGAACTGCGAGAGCATGACAACGTTTTCTTGGCCGAGGTCCGTGCGACGAACTCGGACGGTCGGTTGCAGCCTGGCATGCGAGGCCATGCAACCGTGTACAGTGATCGGCACACGATCGGTTGGAATTGGTTGCATCGACCTTGGCACGCGGCACGATCCGCGATGGGGTGGTAG
- a CDS encoding biotin/lipoyl-binding protein, translated as MVASTLARGTIRDGVVGMLLKKSDDLRVWPVHEQGKLVYRIELPRTHKFFRVGYREYFLLSLLDGKTTLPQACSVAAAKLGGDAPSTEEANSIARWLLSNKVVRLTDASQAEEVAEFAKPESISLWNRLNPFWMKLPLPNGERWISAVARRFVPLVSMPTLVLSALLVLVGLVLFLSQRSAFLSDGVQLFHPSGWAYLFASFVGLKMVHELGHAVACERQGCRVNQFGVVFVLFAPLAYVDVSSSWRLESRAARIGISFAGMWVEMVIASIAMITWTLTSDLTTQWIAQSVVMTAGLATILFNANVLMRFDGYYMLADAMDVANLADEASTSMRALAKRWLFGMPTPRSGEFTGWRNVAVLVYGVAAMVWRVAVCLALAIASSALFHGLGLVLTVLGIAMWWGRPAWQLIQWMRGLCQTRETTFYRGVVLGSIACAVMVAGVFWMPLPSTVQTPVVTQAVASSIVRARVDGFVEEVYVRDGQDVQAGQPLLRIGNEELLFQIKQLEWDQEKNAIELRMATRAFKDGDVQWRRRRSESLAEQHDQLQSRVDSMLIRAEKAGRISGRTLSQLRQTYVKEGDAILEIMEANGQEWITLISPDHIEEARQRVGQNVRVRAADYQTFETELLRIEPRASDAVSEPALAAVHGGSLATQQDRDAEDGEQLRWTQPYFRAWLSVPEGADTVPNGMRLVADCGTDSRTFAARLRNWIRQQLVAQNAL; from the coding sequence TTGGTTGCATCGACCTTGGCACGCGGCACGATCCGCGATGGGGTGGTAGGCATGTTGCTGAAGAAGTCTGACGATTTGCGAGTTTGGCCGGTTCATGAACAGGGCAAACTGGTCTACCGCATTGAATTGCCACGGACGCACAAGTTTTTTCGTGTGGGTTACCGCGAGTACTTTTTGCTGTCGCTGTTGGATGGCAAGACCACCTTGCCGCAGGCCTGCAGCGTCGCGGCGGCCAAGCTGGGCGGCGATGCCCCATCGACGGAAGAGGCGAACTCGATCGCTCGATGGCTCTTGAGCAATAAGGTTGTGCGTTTGACCGATGCTTCGCAGGCCGAGGAAGTTGCGGAGTTTGCGAAGCCGGAGTCAATCTCGCTTTGGAATCGACTCAATCCGTTCTGGATGAAACTGCCGCTGCCCAATGGAGAGCGTTGGATCAGTGCGGTGGCGCGGCGTTTCGTTCCTTTGGTATCGATGCCGACATTGGTTTTGTCAGCGTTGCTGGTATTGGTCGGGTTGGTGCTATTTCTGTCGCAGCGATCGGCGTTCTTGAGTGATGGTGTTCAGCTGTTTCATCCCAGTGGATGGGCGTACTTGTTCGCTTCGTTCGTGGGTTTGAAGATGGTTCACGAACTGGGGCATGCGGTCGCCTGTGAACGACAAGGTTGCCGGGTGAATCAGTTCGGTGTGGTCTTTGTCTTGTTCGCTCCGTTGGCTTACGTCGACGTGTCGAGCAGTTGGCGTTTGGAGTCGCGGGCGGCACGGATCGGTATTTCTTTCGCCGGCATGTGGGTGGAAATGGTGATCGCGTCGATCGCCATGATCACGTGGACGCTGACCAGCGACTTGACGACCCAGTGGATTGCTCAGTCGGTCGTGATGACGGCTGGGTTGGCGACGATTCTGTTCAATGCGAATGTGTTGATGCGGTTCGACGGCTACTACATGCTTGCCGATGCGATGGATGTCGCGAACCTTGCCGACGAGGCTTCCACGTCGATGCGGGCATTGGCGAAACGGTGGTTGTTTGGAATGCCAACGCCGCGAAGCGGGGAGTTCACTGGCTGGCGAAACGTGGCCGTGCTGGTGTACGGCGTCGCCGCGATGGTATGGCGTGTCGCTGTGTGTTTGGCATTGGCGATTGCCTCATCGGCGCTGTTCCATGGTCTGGGTTTGGTGTTGACGGTGTTGGGGATCGCAATGTGGTGGGGGCGTCCCGCTTGGCAGCTGATTCAGTGGATGCGAGGCTTGTGTCAGACGCGGGAAACCACGTTCTATCGAGGCGTGGTGTTGGGTTCGATTGCGTGTGCGGTCATGGTTGCCGGCGTGTTTTGGATGCCGCTGCCTTCGACCGTGCAAACGCCCGTGGTGACTCAGGCAGTGGCGTCGTCGATCGTGCGAGCACGCGTGGATGGGTTTGTCGAAGAGGTCTATGTTCGCGATGGTCAAGACGTTCAGGCGGGACAGCCATTGTTGCGAATTGGCAATGAAGAGCTGTTGTTTCAGATCAAGCAATTGGAATGGGATCAAGAGAAGAACGCGATCGAGCTTCGCATGGCGACTCGGGCTTTCAAGGATGGCGATGTTCAGTGGCGTCGTCGTCGATCCGAGTCGCTCGCCGAGCAGCACGATCAATTGCAATCGCGTGTTGATTCGATGTTGATCCGAGCGGAAAAGGCGGGCCGGATCAGTGGCCGGACCTTGTCTCAGCTTCGTCAGACCTATGTGAAGGAAGGCGACGCGATTCTGGAGATCATGGAGGCGAACGGCCAGGAATGGATCACGTTGATCTCGCCCGACCATATCGAAGAGGCTCGCCAGCGGGTTGGCCAGAACGTGCGGGTGCGGGCTGCTGATTATCAGACGTTTGAAACCGAGTTGCTGCGAATCGAACCACGGGCATCGGACGCGGTTTCTGAACCGGCACTGGCGGCCGTTCATGGAGGATCGCTGGCGACTCAGCAGGATCGCGACGCGGAGGACGGCGAGCAGTTGCGTTGGACGCAGCCGTACTTTCGTGCCTGGCTTTCGGTTCCTGAGGGAGCCGACACGGTGCCCAACGGCATGCGTTTGGTCGCGGACTGCGGCACCGATTCACGGACGTTCGCGGCAAGGTTGCGAAACTGGATCCGCCAGCAGCTGGTGGCTCAGAACGCGTTGTGA